From the Pseudomonas syringae KCTC 12500 genome, the window TACCTGGCGAGGCTTGCAGATCGATACTCAGATCGGCTGCCGCAGGATGGGTTACCTGCTCATGCAACTGGTCGTGCATCTTGGAAATTGCCAGGGCGATGCGCGTTTCGACGCTGGCGTCGATACGGCTATGTTCGGTTTCGATCCGACAACCACCCGGCAGCAGGTCTTCATCTTCGACGATCTTCCAGGACTCCTCGTGACGTTCGCGCATGGCCTTGACCAGCAGAAAGTCCTGAGGGTTTATGAAAATTCGCACATTCTGCGCGCCCATCGGCAAGAGCTTGAGGGCATCGCGCAGGACGCTGGCAATCTGTGCCGAGTCGGTGACCAGCTCACGCTGAATCACCTGGCGCGCGATGTGCTCGACCAGATGAATGACGGCCTTCTCGATCTGGGTGTCCTGCTCGGCGATAGGTGTCAGCAGGTTGCTCATCAGTTGTTCCAGGCTGGCGACTTTTGCCGCAAGAACGACCTCAGCCTCCTGACGCACTTTTAGTTGAGTGCTGTGGAAACCTTCCTTTTCACCGGTGGCAAAGCCTTCGTTCCAGGCCTCCTGACGGATACTTTCCAGCTCTTCCAGGGTCAGTGGCTGGACTTCATCCAGCGGCACTTCTTCCATCTCGGCCGGTTCGTCGAGCTGCTCGGGCTCCGGTTCAGGTTCGGGCTCGACGTGCGGATCGAAGCTGGGCAACGCCCAGATATCGAGCAACCCGGCGTCCTTGGCGCGAAT encodes:
- the fliH gene encoding flagellar assembly protein FliH translates to MSSSNKESASDLIRAKDAGLLDIWALPSFDPHVEPEPEPEPEQLDEPAEMEEVPLDEVQPLTLEELESIRQEAWNEGFATGEKEGFHSTQLKVRQEAEVVLAAKVASLEQLMSNLLTPIAEQDTQIEKAVIHLVEHIARQVIQRELVTDSAQIASVLRDALKLLPMGAQNVRIFINPQDFLLVKAMRERHEESWKIVEDEDLLPGGCRIETEHSRIDASVETRIALAISKMHDQLHEQVTHPAAADLSIDLQASPGTVPTADESDADTLDAP